The Micromonospora krabiensis genome window below encodes:
- a CDS encoding YbaB/EbfC family nucleoid-associated protein: protein MQQMLKQAQKMQQQIAKAQAELAEAELTGTAGGGLVTATVSGSGDLKAIKIDPKAVDPDDVETLEDLVVAAVHNAAEAARELTEKKMGPVTGGMGGLGLPGF from the coding sequence ATGCAGCAGATGCTGAAGCAGGCGCAGAAGATGCAGCAGCAGATCGCCAAGGCGCAGGCCGAGCTGGCCGAGGCCGAGCTGACCGGCACCGCCGGCGGTGGCCTGGTCACCGCGACCGTGTCCGGCTCCGGTGACCTCAAGGCGATCAAGATCGACCCGAAGGCGGTCGACCCGGACGACGTGGAGACCCTGGAGGACCTGGTCGTCGCGGCCGTGCACAACGCCGCCGAGGCGGCACGCGAGCTGACCGAGAAGAAGATGGGTCCGGTCACCGGCGGCATGGGCGGCCTCGGCCTGCCCGGTTTCTGA
- a CDS encoding ABC transporter permease, producing MFRFIVRRLLQLIPTLFGLSLLLFIWLRRLPGGPETAILGERGTPEMRAAIRRNMGLDEPILVQYGRFVRRLIRLDLGTSTSTKRSVVTEFLERFPGTVELTVMAMVIAIGIGIPLGYLAARRRGRLLDHLSVGGSLIGICIPVFFLAYVLKAIFSENLHWFPSSGRQDPTIGATRVTNFFVLDGLMTREWDAAADALWHLVLPGIALASIPLAIIVRITRASVLEVLNEDFVRTAEAKGLTERTVRGRHVLRNSLLPVVTSIGLLTGGLLSGAVLTETVFAFSGIGAFVAEAISQRDYPVLMGFIMIIAVVYVLVNLLVDLSYSVIDPRVRVR from the coding sequence GTGTTCCGGTTCATCGTCAGACGCCTGCTTCAGCTGATACCGACGCTGTTCGGGCTCTCCCTCCTGCTCTTCATCTGGCTCCGTCGACTGCCCGGCGGTCCCGAGACCGCCATCCTGGGCGAGCGCGGTACGCCCGAGATGCGCGCCGCGATCCGCCGAAACATGGGTCTGGACGAGCCGATCCTGGTGCAGTACGGCCGGTTCGTCCGGCGACTGATCCGGCTCGACCTCGGCACCTCCACCTCGACCAAGCGGTCCGTGGTCACCGAGTTCCTGGAGCGCTTCCCCGGCACGGTCGAGCTGACCGTCATGGCGATGGTGATCGCCATCGGGATCGGCATCCCGCTGGGCTACCTGGCCGCCCGCCGTCGCGGCCGGCTCCTCGACCACCTGTCGGTCGGCGGCTCGCTGATCGGCATCTGCATCCCGGTGTTCTTCCTGGCGTACGTCCTCAAGGCGATCTTCTCGGAGAACCTGCACTGGTTCCCGTCCAGCGGTCGCCAGGACCCGACGATCGGCGCGACCCGGGTCACCAACTTCTTCGTCCTCGACGGGCTGATGACCCGCGAGTGGGACGCCGCCGCCGACGCGCTCTGGCACCTGGTGCTGCCCGGCATCGCGTTGGCGAGCATCCCGCTCGCGATCATCGTCCGGATCACCCGGGCCAGCGTGCTGGAGGTGCTCAACGAGGACTTCGTCCGTACGGCGGAGGCCAAGGGCCTCACCGAGCGGACGGTCCGGGGCCGGCACGTGCTGCGCAACTCGCTGCTGCCGGTGGTCACCTCGATCGGCCTGCTCACCGGCGGCCTGCTCTCCGGTGCGGTGCTGACCGAGACCGTCTTCGCCTTCAGCGGCATCGGGGCCTTCGTCGCCGAGGCCATCAGCCAACGCGACTACCCGGTGCTGATGGGCTTCATCATGATCATCGCGGTGGTGTACGTACTGGTGAATCTCCTGGTCGACCTCTCCTACAGCGTGATCGACCCGAGGGTGAGGGTGCGATGA
- a CDS encoding DUF2332 domain-containing protein, giving the protein MTVEQAATSLEGQAVSCARMAAHRYADLLRRAADDVRAGGPCADVLAGYLDAPVDAVVPIRLLGGVHALVLTGRAPALARFYPSAGGRQTPGDEAAAWEAFRAVVDAERETLRGWLRRPPQTNEVGRAHLLVAGLLHTLREVGDRPVRLFELGASAGLNLNADRFRIEATNFAWGPADSPVRLPDAWRGGAPEWLREAARAHPELTVVERSGCDVTPLDPASDDGVLALRAYVWPEHTARAARLDGALELARRLPPPVTAIGAADFLTGIDPRPGTLTVVWHSVMRQYVPAEEWTRVLAELDRLAAAAGDDSPVAHLFFEPQPPHGRHFELHARLNGGPEHLLATAHPHGLPAWTR; this is encoded by the coding sequence ATGACCGTCGAGCAGGCCGCCACGAGCCTGGAGGGGCAGGCCGTCTCCTGCGCCCGGATGGCCGCTCACCGGTACGCGGACCTCCTGCGCCGGGCCGCCGACGACGTCCGCGCCGGAGGCCCCTGCGCCGACGTGCTCGCCGGCTACCTGGACGCCCCGGTCGACGCGGTGGTGCCGATCCGGCTGCTCGGCGGGGTGCACGCCCTCGTGTTGACCGGCCGCGCGCCGGCGCTGGCCCGCTTCTATCCCAGCGCCGGTGGCCGGCAGACGCCCGGCGACGAGGCCGCCGCCTGGGAGGCGTTCCGCGCGGTCGTCGACGCCGAACGCGAGACGCTGCGCGGCTGGCTGCGCCGCCCGCCACAGACCAACGAGGTGGGCCGGGCGCACCTGCTGGTGGCGGGTCTGCTCCACACGCTGCGCGAGGTCGGCGACCGGCCGGTGCGGTTGTTCGAGCTGGGGGCGAGCGCCGGGCTCAACCTGAACGCCGACCGGTTCCGGATCGAGGCGACGAACTTCGCGTGGGGACCGGCCGACTCCCCCGTACGCCTGCCCGACGCGTGGCGCGGCGGCGCGCCGGAGTGGCTACGGGAGGCGGCTCGGGCCCACCCGGAGCTGACCGTGGTGGAGCGGTCCGGCTGCGACGTCACCCCGCTCGACCCGGCCAGCGACGACGGCGTGCTGGCGCTGCGGGCGTACGTCTGGCCGGAGCACACCGCCCGCGCCGCTCGGCTGGACGGCGCGCTGGAGCTGGCGCGGCGGCTGCCCCCGCCCGTCACCGCGATCGGCGCGGCGGACTTCCTGACCGGGATCGACCCGCGACCCGGCACGCTGACGGTGGTGTGGCACTCGGTGATGCGGCAGTACGTGCCGGCCGAGGAGTGGACCCGGGTGCTCGCCGAACTCGACCGGCTCGCGGCCGCCGCCGGGGACGACTCCCCAGTCGCGCACCTGTTCTTCGAGCCCCAACCGCCGCACGGTCGCCACTTCGAGCTCCACGCCCGCCTCAACGGGGGCCCCGAACACCTCCTGGCAACCGCCCACCCCCACGGCCTCCCCGCCTGGACCCGCTAG
- a CDS encoding pentapeptide repeat-containing protein: protein MNSYQRTAADVARWPDDPAAREALEEWFAAVRSDSTACLSGDFLDFRGADLSRLDLTGAYLASSRLVGVRFEDANLGDANLDNSELRGADFSFADLAKAEMVGCSAENARFRSARLLSVQFDEAVLAGADLSHAILNSATFYKTDLRDANLEHASLRWCTLGGRTMPAVLTGARMVGGQFEGAKGAVVGPVFVDEGAARSLAGAELEAWFAEHGAESVQVVG from the coding sequence GTGAACTCGTACCAGCGGACCGCCGCCGACGTGGCCCGCTGGCCCGACGACCCCGCCGCACGTGAGGCGCTGGAGGAGTGGTTCGCGGCCGTGCGGTCCGACAGCACCGCGTGCCTGTCCGGCGATTTCCTGGACTTCCGCGGGGCGGACCTGAGCCGCCTCGACCTCACCGGCGCCTACCTCGCCAGTTCACGCCTGGTCGGGGTCCGATTCGAGGACGCCAACCTCGGTGACGCGAACCTTGACAACTCGGAGCTGCGGGGAGCCGATTTCTCGTTCGCCGACCTGGCCAAGGCAGAAATGGTCGGCTGCTCGGCCGAGAACGCGCGGTTCCGCTCGGCCCGGCTCCTCTCCGTGCAGTTCGACGAGGCCGTGCTGGCCGGGGCTGACCTCAGTCACGCCATCCTCAACTCGGCCACGTTCTACAAGACCGACCTTCGCGACGCCAATCTCGAACACGCGAGCCTGCGGTGGTGCACCCTGGGTGGCCGCACCATGCCCGCCGTCCTCACCGGGGCGCGGATGGTCGGCGGCCAGTTCGAGGGCGCGAAGGGCGCGGTCGTCGGCCCGGTCTTCGTCGACGAGGGGGCGGCCCGGTCGCTGGCCGGCGCCGAACTGGAGGCGTGGTTCGCGGAGCACGGTGCGGAGAGCGTGCAGGTGGTGGGCTGA
- a CDS encoding ABC transporter ATP-binding protein, with product MALLEVDDLSVTFARRGQRTVHAVDGVSFSVDAGEVVGLVGESGCGKSVTSLAIMGLLPKQPGLRVGGKAVFDGTDLLQLDDRSRRDIRGRDVAMIFQDPLSSLNPVIPIGLQVTEVLTRHRGMKGAAAAKEAADLLDRVGIPDPKRRLKEYPHQLSGGMRQRALIAMAVACRPRLLIADEPTTALDVTIQAQILELLKELVRDSGTALVMITHDLGVVAGMCDTINVLYAGRVVETARRRPLFREPRHPYTVGLLGSVPRLDAGRGERLNPIPGSVRDVLPWPDGCAFAPRCARRTDECVGEPPQLVLTHDGRSYRCVNPAPVPGSIPPGASVGPDAPAAPADPATAPAEVPAPREEEPA from the coding sequence ATGGCACTGCTCGAAGTGGACGACCTCTCCGTCACGTTCGCCCGGCGCGGCCAGCGCACCGTGCACGCCGTGGACGGGGTCTCGTTCTCCGTCGACGCCGGCGAGGTGGTCGGCCTGGTCGGCGAGTCCGGCTGCGGCAAGAGCGTCACCTCGCTGGCGATCATGGGTCTGCTGCCGAAGCAGCCGGGCCTGCGGGTCGGCGGCAAGGCGGTATTCGACGGCACGGACCTGCTCCAGCTGGACGACCGATCGCGGCGGGACATCCGCGGCCGCGACGTCGCCATGATCTTCCAGGACCCGCTCTCCTCCCTGAACCCGGTCATCCCGATCGGCCTGCAGGTCACCGAGGTCCTGACCCGGCACCGGGGGATGAAGGGCGCCGCGGCGGCCAAGGAGGCTGCCGACCTGCTAGACCGGGTCGGCATCCCGGACCCGAAACGTCGGCTCAAGGAGTACCCGCACCAGCTCTCCGGCGGTATGCGGCAGCGCGCCCTGATCGCCATGGCGGTGGCCTGCCGGCCCCGGCTGCTCATCGCCGACGAGCCGACCACCGCACTGGACGTCACCATCCAGGCGCAGATCCTGGAGCTGCTCAAGGAGTTGGTCCGCGACTCCGGCACCGCCCTCGTGATGATCACGCACGACCTCGGCGTGGTGGCCGGCATGTGCGACACGATCAACGTGCTGTACGCCGGGCGGGTGGTCGAGACGGCCCGCCGCCGGCCGCTGTTCCGCGAGCCGCGACACCCGTACACCGTGGGTCTGCTCGGCTCGGTGCCGCGCCTGGACGCGGGCCGCGGCGAACGCCTCAACCCGATCCCCGGCTCGGTCCGTGACGTGCTGCCCTGGCCGGACGGCTGCGCCTTCGCCCCGCGCTGCGCCCGACGGACCGACGAGTGCGTGGGGGAGCCGCCGCAGCTGGTACTCACCCACGACGGGCGCAGCTACCGGTGCGTCAACCCGGCGCCGGTGCCCGGCTCGATCCCGCCCGGCGCCTCGGTCGGCCCGGACGCCCCCGCCGCACCGGCGGACCCGGCGACCGCGCCGGCCGAGGTGCCCGCCCCGCGCGAGGAGGAACCAGCGTGA
- a CDS encoding ABC transporter substrate-binding protein — translation MRASRPKAAIAAVAVAALAVAGCAESNRDDSSGGSKKDTLVFGVAGDPKVLDPSFASDGESLRVARQVFETLVRPEEGGTKVTPGLAESWTPDAAGTTWTFKLRSGVKFHDGTDFNAEAVCYNFNRWYNAKGLMQSPDVTAYWQDVMGGFAANEDAELPPSLFKSCTAKDATTVDLAFTRVSSKIPAALMLPSFSIHSPKALEQYNASTVGGTAEDIKYPEYATAHPTGTGPFKFKSWDVANKTLTLERNEDYSGPKAKLKTLIFKTISDENARKQALRSGDIQGYDLVGPADVKPLADEGFNVLTRPAFNVLYLAINQKGNPKLADIRVRQAIAYALNRQALVDSKLPPGAKVALNFMPDTVEGWNGDVTKYDYNPEKAKQLLADAGASNLTLKFHYPTEVTRPYMPSPKDIYELLSADLQAVGIKVEGIPLKWSPDYLNATTSGSKHDLHFLGWTGDYGDGYNFIGTFFDRPKDEWGFTNKALFDQFKDADTTADIAARTEKYKALNKAIMDFLPGVPVSHSPPAIVFGKDVTGIKASPLTDERYATAEFKS, via the coding sequence ATGCGTGCATCCAGGCCGAAGGCCGCGATAGCGGCCGTCGCGGTTGCGGCCCTCGCGGTAGCAGGCTGCGCCGAGAGCAACCGCGACGACAGTTCCGGTGGAAGCAAGAAGGACACCCTCGTCTTCGGCGTCGCCGGAGACCCGAAGGTGCTCGACCCCAGCTTCGCCAGCGACGGCGAGTCGCTGCGCGTGGCGCGTCAGGTGTTCGAGACCCTGGTCCGCCCGGAGGAGGGCGGCACCAAGGTCACTCCCGGCCTCGCCGAGTCCTGGACGCCGGACGCCGCCGGCACGACGTGGACGTTCAAGCTGCGTTCCGGCGTGAAGTTCCACGACGGCACCGACTTCAACGCCGAGGCTGTCTGCTACAACTTCAACCGCTGGTACAACGCCAAGGGCCTCATGCAGAGCCCGGACGTGACCGCGTACTGGCAGGACGTCATGGGCGGCTTCGCCGCCAACGAGGACGCGGAGCTGCCGCCGAGCCTCTTCAAGTCCTGCACCGCCAAGGACGCCACCACTGTGGACCTGGCCTTCACCCGGGTCTCCAGCAAGATCCCGGCCGCGCTGATGCTGCCATCGTTCTCCATCCACAGCCCGAAGGCGCTGGAGCAGTACAACGCCAGCACGGTCGGCGGCACCGCGGAGGACATCAAGTACCCCGAGTACGCCACGGCGCACCCGACCGGCACCGGCCCGTTCAAGTTCAAGTCCTGGGACGTCGCGAACAAGACGCTGACCCTGGAGCGGAACGAGGACTACTCCGGCCCCAAGGCCAAGCTGAAGACCCTGATCTTCAAGACCATCTCGGACGAGAACGCCCGGAAGCAGGCGCTGCGCTCCGGCGACATCCAGGGGTACGACCTGGTCGGCCCGGCCGACGTCAAGCCGCTCGCTGACGAGGGCTTCAACGTCCTCACCCGCCCGGCGTTCAACGTGCTCTACCTGGCGATCAACCAGAAGGGCAACCCGAAGCTCGCGGACATCCGGGTGCGGCAGGCCATCGCGTACGCGCTGAACCGGCAGGCCCTGGTCGACTCGAAGCTGCCCCCGGGCGCCAAGGTCGCCCTGAACTTCATGCCGGACACCGTCGAGGGCTGGAACGGCGACGTCACCAAGTACGACTACAACCCGGAGAAGGCCAAGCAGCTGCTGGCCGACGCCGGCGCGTCGAACCTGACCCTCAAGTTCCACTACCCGACCGAGGTCACCCGGCCGTACATGCCGAGCCCGAAGGACATCTACGAGCTGCTCTCGGCGGACCTTCAGGCCGTCGGCATCAAGGTCGAGGGCATTCCGCTGAAGTGGAGCCCGGACTACCTGAACGCCACCACCTCCGGCAGCAAGCACGACCTGCACTTCCTCGGCTGGACCGGTGACTACGGCGACGGCTACAACTTCATCGGCACCTTCTTCGACCGTCCGAAGGACGAGTGGGGCTTCACCAACAAGGCCCTGTTCGACCAGTTCAAGGACGCCGACACCACCGCCGACATCGCGGCCCGGACCGAGAAGTACAAGGCCCTCAACAAGGCCATCATGGACTTCCTGCCGGGTGTGCCGGTCTCGCACTCGCCGCCGGCGATCGTGTTCGGCAAGGACGTGACCGGCATCAAGGCCAGCCCGCTCACCGACGAGCGGTACGCGACGGCCGAGTTCAAGTCCTGA
- a CDS encoding DNA polymerase III subunit gamma and tau, with protein sequence MALALYRKYRPRTFAEMIGQEQVTEPLSQALRSGRLNHAYLFSGPRGCGKTSSARILARSLNCEQGPTPEPCGQCDSCRGLAPDGGGSIDVIEIDAASHGGVDDARELREKAFFAPARSRFKIYIIDEAHMVSSAGFNALLKLVEEPPEYVKFIFATTEPEKVLGTIKSRTHHYPFRLFPPKVVRPYLQQLCEAEGVTVEPAVFPLVVRAGAGSMRDSLSVLDQLIAGAGPEGVTYARAVALLGVTDSALIDEMCDALAAGDGAAAYATVDRVAEAGHDSRRFASDLLERLRDLIVLQQVPDAAAKGLIDGPADQIERMAAQAQRLGPATLSRCADIVHNGLVEMRGTTAPRLLLELICARMLLPGADDSTGGLLQRLERMERRLTLTGTDAPSAAAGSAPPASAPAVRPAPSAPSAADAAPHAETAGGPAAAGTLSGVAAARAAAANAGAATAARSPAVARAAGPTDAGRPAAGSPETEAAGSPAPEGSAGSPEVGVADGARGSAPDPARGGAAPAGGPAGGAPARRVVPPSAVMPDPATPEPPRPGAAPTGQLDAVAVRRVWPDIVAKVNRIKKPAAALMRDAVVRDVDGDTLVLTVKSPVLAQMMGNHTSVLAEALYEEFGGRWQIRCEVAGERGAASVSGPPRAAAPTAARPASTVGPGDAGPSGPTGGTSPSGPTGPSGGAGPSGPTGGAGAAGGLSGAALAGGGPGAARSAGGSGGSGSADAAATARSGGGAGSAGGAGAARGGANGTAVGDAPAGDEDDWPEPARPGGIDGAPEPAGDAGDDWPEAARPGGVPAGGQGSAAAQPGAGPGSSGRSASASPSAAPVTPRQGAGGPVNSAIAAARAAAARGSRTAQPARQTADSDWAGEPPYDPDYDGPVRPGAARPAAPATPVYEGFDPGDEPTDDVIDEKTARESSEEQAVRLLREAFGAEKINEADAR encoded by the coding sequence GTGGCACTGGCCCTTTACCGCAAGTACCGGCCGCGGACGTTCGCCGAGATGATCGGCCAGGAGCAGGTCACCGAGCCGCTGTCCCAGGCGCTGCGCAGTGGCCGGCTCAACCACGCCTACCTCTTCTCCGGCCCGCGCGGCTGCGGCAAGACCTCCAGCGCCCGGATCCTGGCCCGGTCGCTCAACTGTGAGCAGGGCCCCACCCCGGAGCCGTGCGGGCAGTGCGACTCCTGCCGTGGGCTGGCCCCCGACGGCGGCGGGTCGATCGACGTCATCGAGATCGACGCGGCCAGCCACGGCGGTGTCGACGACGCCCGTGAGCTGCGCGAGAAGGCGTTCTTCGCGCCGGCCCGCAGCCGCTTCAAGATCTACATCATCGACGAGGCGCACATGGTCTCGTCGGCCGGTTTCAACGCCCTGCTCAAGCTGGTCGAGGAGCCCCCGGAGTACGTCAAGTTCATCTTCGCCACCACCGAGCCGGAGAAGGTCCTCGGCACGATCAAGTCGCGGACCCACCACTACCCGTTCCGGCTCTTCCCGCCGAAGGTGGTCCGCCCCTACCTGCAGCAGCTCTGCGAGGCGGAGGGGGTCACCGTCGAGCCGGCGGTCTTCCCCCTGGTGGTGCGCGCGGGCGCGGGCAGCATGCGGGACAGCCTCTCCGTGCTCGACCAGCTCATCGCCGGCGCCGGCCCGGAGGGGGTCACCTACGCCCGGGCCGTCGCGCTGCTCGGCGTCACCGACTCCGCCCTCATCGACGAGATGTGCGACGCGCTGGCCGCCGGTGACGGCGCCGCCGCGTACGCCACCGTCGACCGGGTCGCCGAGGCCGGGCACGACTCACGCCGCTTCGCCTCCGACCTGCTGGAACGCCTCCGGGACCTGATCGTGCTCCAGCAGGTGCCGGACGCCGCCGCCAAGGGCCTCATCGACGGCCCGGCCGACCAGATCGAGCGGATGGCCGCCCAGGCCCAGCGCCTCGGCCCGGCCACCCTGTCCCGCTGCGCCGACATCGTGCACAACGGCCTGGTCGAGATGCGCGGGACCACCGCGCCCCGGCTGCTGCTGGAGCTGATCTGCGCCCGGATGCTGCTCCCCGGCGCCGACGACAGCACCGGCGGCCTGCTCCAGCGCCTCGAACGCATGGAGCGCCGGCTCACCCTGACCGGCACCGACGCGCCGTCGGCCGCCGCCGGCTCCGCGCCACCGGCTTCCGCCCCGGCCGTACGCCCGGCGCCCTCCGCCCCGTCCGCGGCTGACGCCGCGCCCCACGCGGAGACCGCCGGCGGGCCGGCGGCTGCCGGCACCCTCTCCGGGGTGGCCGCCGCCCGTGCCGCCGCCGCCAATGCGGGGGCGGCGACCGCCGCCCGCTCTCCGGCGGTCGCACGCGCCGCCGGCCCGACGGACGCCGGGCGCCCCGCCGCCGGCTCGCCGGAAACCGAGGCCGCCGGATCCCCGGCCCCCGAGGGCTCAGCCGGCTCCCCGGAGGTCGGCGTCGCCGACGGCGCCCGTGGCTCCGCGCCCGACCCGGCCCGGGGTGGTGCCGCCCCGGCGGGTGGCCCGGCCGGGGGCGCTCCCGCCCGCCGTGTCGTACCGCCGTCGGCGGTGATGCCCGACCCGGCCACGCCCGAGCCGCCGCGCCCCGGCGCCGCCCCGACGGGTCAGCTCGACGCTGTCGCGGTCCGGCGGGTGTGGCCGGACATCGTCGCCAAGGTCAACCGGATCAAGAAGCCGGCCGCCGCGCTGATGCGTGACGCGGTGGTCCGCGACGTGGACGGCGACACCCTGGTGCTGACCGTGAAGTCGCCGGTCCTCGCCCAGATGATGGGTAACCACACGTCGGTGCTGGCCGAGGCGCTGTACGAGGAGTTCGGCGGCCGCTGGCAGATCCGCTGCGAGGTGGCCGGCGAGCGGGGTGCCGCCTCCGTGTCCGGGCCGCCACGGGCGGCCGCCCCGACTGCCGCTCGCCCGGCGTCGACCGTCGGCCCCGGCGACGCTGGCCCGTCCGGCCCGACTGGCGGCACCAGCCCGTCCGGTCCGACCGGCCCGTCCGGTGGCGCTGGCCCGTCCGGCCCGACTGGCGGCGCTGGCGCGGCCGGTGGCCTGTCCGGTGCGGCTCTTGCCGGCGGTGGACCCGGTGCGGCCCGCTCGGCCGGCGGCTCCGGCGGCTCCGGCTCGGCCGATGCCGCCGCTACGGCCCGCTCGGGTGGTGGCGCCGGTTCGGCCGGGGGTGCCGGTGCGGCCCGCGGTGGTGCGAACGGCACGGCGGTCGGCGACGCGCCGGCCGGCGACGAGGACGACTGGCCGGAGCCGGCCCGCCCCGGGGGGATCGACGGCGCGCCGGAACCGGCCGGTGACGCGGGTGACGACTGGCCCGAGGCGGCCCGTCCCGGCGGCGTGCCGGCAGGCGGTCAGGGAAGTGCCGCTGCCCAGCCGGGTGCCGGCCCCGGGTCGAGCGGCCGGAGCGCTTCGGCGAGTCCCTCCGCTGCCCCGGTCACGCCCCGGCAGGGCGCCGGTGGACCGGTGAACAGCGCGATCGCCGCCGCCCGGGCAGCCGCGGCGCGCGGATCGCGTACCGCCCAGCCGGCCCGGCAGACCGCGGACAGCGACTGGGCGGGCGAGCCGCCGTACGACCCGGACTACGACGGCCCGGTCCGGCCCGGCGCGGCCCGGCCGGCGGCACCGGCGACCCCGGTCTACGAGGGGTTCGACCCCGGCGACGAGCCGACGGACGACGTCATCGACGAGAAGACGGCCCGGGAGTCGAGCGAGGAGCAGGCGGTACGACTGCTGCGCGAGGCCTTCGGCGCCGAGAAGATCAACGAGGCCGACGCCCGCTGA
- the recR gene encoding recombination mediator RecR, whose protein sequence is MYEGAIQDLIDELGRLPGVGPKSAQRIAFHVLSADPADVNRLAGALRKVKELVRFCTSCYNVAESEQCRICRDPRRTDEVLCVVEEPKDVVAIERTGEFRGRYHVLGGAINPLEGIGPDNLRIRELMTRLGGGAVRELILATDPNTEGEATATYLALMVKPMGIAVTRLASGLPVGGDLEYADEITLGRAFEGRRAV, encoded by the coding sequence ATGTACGAGGGCGCCATCCAGGACCTGATCGACGAGCTGGGCCGGCTCCCGGGCGTGGGCCCGAAGAGCGCCCAGCGGATCGCGTTCCACGTCCTGTCGGCCGACCCGGCCGACGTCAACCGGCTCGCCGGTGCCTTGCGCAAGGTCAAGGAGCTGGTGCGGTTCTGCACCAGTTGCTACAACGTCGCCGAGTCCGAGCAGTGCCGCATCTGCCGCGACCCGCGCCGCACCGACGAGGTGCTCTGCGTGGTCGAGGAGCCGAAGGACGTGGTGGCGATCGAGCGGACCGGGGAGTTCCGCGGGCGCTACCACGTGCTCGGTGGGGCGATCAATCCGCTGGAGGGCATCGGGCCGGACAATCTGCGCATCCGTGAGCTGATGACCCGGCTCGGTGGTGGCGCCGTCCGTGAGCTGATCCTCGCGACCGACCCGAACACCGAGGGCGAGGCGACCGCCACCTACCTGGCGTTGATGGTCAAGCCGATGGGCATCGCGGTGACCCGCCTGGCGAGTGGTCTACCGGTCGGCGGTGACCTGGAGTACGCCGACGAGATCACCCTCGGCCGCGCCTTCGAGGGGCGCCGGGCCGTCTGA
- a CDS encoding ABC transporter permease: MTITAGKKREKLDRLAELAARDDEQGVSLWKEAFRRLRRNPAAIIGAVILALFVLVAVVGPFFVPYGPTDAIGIREGLVKSGQGLIPGSSGDHWLGFDHQGRDEFSRMIVGARQTLLVGVASTLIGLAIGALVGGVAGAAAGLGGRWGRWVDNTLMRFVDMLLAMPSLLLAVSIAALLGASLVTVMIAVGVVSVPVFARLLRGSMISQSNSDYVLAATSLGVKKPKIALTHVIPNSIAPVIVQATLTLATAIIEAAALSFLGLGNPDSATPEWGVMLADAQPYLGIRPGLAIYPALAIIITALGFTLLGEAMREALDPKLRK; this comes from the coding sequence ATGACCATCACCGCTGGCAAGAAGCGCGAGAAGCTGGACCGGCTCGCCGAGCTGGCCGCCCGCGACGACGAGCAGGGGGTGAGCCTCTGGAAGGAGGCGTTCCGCCGGCTCCGGCGCAACCCGGCCGCCATCATCGGCGCGGTCATCCTCGCCCTGTTCGTCCTGGTCGCCGTCGTCGGGCCGTTCTTCGTCCCGTACGGCCCGACCGACGCCATCGGCATCCGTGAGGGTCTGGTCAAGTCCGGGCAGGGCCTGATCCCCGGCTCCTCCGGTGACCACTGGCTCGGCTTCGACCACCAGGGCCGTGACGAGTTCAGCCGCATGATCGTCGGCGCCCGGCAGACCCTGCTGGTCGGTGTCGCCTCCACCCTGATCGGTCTCGCGATCGGCGCGCTCGTCGGCGGTGTCGCCGGCGCCGCGGCCGGTCTCGGCGGCCGCTGGGGACGGTGGGTCGACAACACGCTGATGCGCTTCGTCGACATGCTGCTCGCGATGCCGAGCCTGCTCCTCGCGGTGAGCATCGCCGCCCTGCTCGGGGCGAGCCTGGTCACCGTGATGATCGCCGTCGGTGTGGTGTCGGTGCCGGTCTTCGCCCGGCTGCTGCGCGGTTCGATGATCTCGCAGTCCAACAGCGACTACGTGCTTGCCGCCACCTCGCTCGGCGTCAAGAAGCCGAAGATCGCGCTGACCCACGTGATCCCCAACTCGATCGCCCCGGTCATCGTGCAGGCCACCCTGACCCTGGCGACCGCGATCATCGAGGCCGCCGCGCTCTCGTTCCTCGGCCTCGGCAACCCCGACTCGGCCACCCCCGAGTGGGGTGTGATGCTCGCCGACGCGCAGCCGTACCTGGGCATCCGGCCGGGCCTGGCGATCTACCCGGCCCTCGCCATCATCATCACCGCGCTCGGCTTCACCCTGCTCGGTGAGGCGATGCGCGAGGCCCTCGACCCGAAGCTGCGGAAGTAG